A single genomic interval of Syntrophobotulus glycolicus DSM 8271 harbors:
- the xerD gene encoding site-specific tyrosine recombinase XerD, which yields MDEQVLDDYINYLKIERGLSGNTCQSYRRDLKKLLIYLEENQNNLFQCQPVDLFSFLYSVNEQGISARSIARYTAALKGFFSYLSDEGKRTDDPTELIVVPKLEQPLPHVLSESAVNSLINHRDDKESQAGMLLEIRDTAILEVLYGSGLRVSELITLSLNQISLEVGYVRCRGKGNKERIVPLSEPCLLALQKYLLEARNHLLRKNRKPTTAESNSLFLNARGGRLTRQGIWTILKNRAVKNKAGAKIYPHLMRHCFATHLLDHGADLRSVQEMLGHADISTTQIYTHLTKNRLRDVFEKAHPRAKRGGQKNDA from the coding sequence GTGGATGAGCAGGTGTTGGATGACTATATTAACTATCTAAAAATAGAAAGGGGCTTATCGGGAAATACTTGCCAGAGCTACCGGCGGGACCTGAAAAAACTGTTGATTTATCTTGAAGAAAACCAAAATAATCTTTTTCAATGTCAGCCTGTTGATCTTTTTTCCTTCCTTTATTCCGTTAATGAGCAGGGGATTTCAGCGAGAAGTATAGCCCGGTATACAGCGGCTCTTAAGGGTTTTTTTTCTTATCTTTCAGATGAAGGAAAAAGAACGGATGATCCGACAGAGCTGATCGTCGTTCCTAAACTGGAACAGCCTCTTCCGCATGTTCTTTCGGAAAGTGCCGTCAATAGCCTTATCAATCATAGGGATGATAAAGAAAGCCAGGCCGGTATGCTCTTAGAAATCAGAGATACCGCAATTCTGGAAGTATTATATGGAAGCGGTCTGCGCGTATCGGAACTGATTACGCTAAGCCTGAATCAAATTTCCCTGGAAGTCGGATATGTCAGGTGCCGGGGCAAAGGAAACAAGGAAAGAATCGTACCTTTAAGTGAACCGTGCCTGCTTGCCCTCCAGAAGTACCTGCTGGAAGCCAGAAATCACCTGTTGAGAAAAAACCGCAAACCAACAACAGCTGAAAGCAATTCTCTGTTCCTCAATGCAAGAGGAGGCAGGCTTACCCGGCAGGGAATTTGGACAATACTGAAGAACAGGGCGGTAAAGAATAAGGCCGGAGCAAAGATCTATCCGCACTTGATGAGGCACTGTTTTGCCACCCACCTTTTGGATCACGGCGCAGATCTGCGCTCGGTGCAAGAGATGCTGGGCCATGCCGATATATCGACAACCCAGATCTATACCCATCTTACAAAGAACAGACTGCGGGATGTCTTCGAAAAAGCCCATCCCAGAGCAAAGCGAGGAGGACAAAAAAATGACGCGTAG
- a CDS encoding phosphopentomutase — MTRRAILIVLDSVGIGAMPDAGDYGDEGSNTLGNIARAMGGLNIPNLLRLGLGNIAELPFTQAAENPLGCYGKMAEKSKGKDTTTGHWEMTGIISERAFPVFPQGFPEPFIQEFEKKIGRKVLGNEVASGTEIIQRLGKEHVRTGRPIVYTSADSVFQIAAHEEVISLAELMHICQTAREMLVGEMQVSRVIARPFLGTEDDYYRTSNRHDFSIKPTGKTLLDQIKENGMSVLAVGKINDIFAGCGITEHVSTIGNMDGVEKTLAYMKKDFKGLIMTNLVDFDMLYGHRNNVQSYADALANFDQRIPEILETMKEEDLLLITADHGCDPTTISTDHSREYVPLLVFGKRIKNGVDLGLRASFADIGATISEYLEIAPPQAGKSFMDSIRDDKEAR; from the coding sequence ATGACGCGTAGAGCAATTCTCATTGTGCTGGACAGTGTGGGAATAGGTGCCATGCCTGATGCCGGGGATTATGGTGATGAGGGCAGCAATACCCTGGGCAATATCGCCAGGGCAATGGGCGGGTTAAACATCCCCAACCTGCTGAGACTTGGTTTGGGTAATATCGCAGAGCTTCCGTTTACTCAAGCTGCCGAAAACCCTTTAGGTTGCTATGGCAAGATGGCGGAAAAATCCAAAGGTAAAGATACAACGACCGGTCATTGGGAAATGACGGGAATCATATCAGAAAGGGCTTTCCCGGTTTTCCCTCAGGGATTCCCCGAACCTTTTATCCAAGAATTTGAAAAGAAAATTGGCCGCAAGGTTCTGGGCAATGAAGTTGCCTCGGGTACGGAGATCATACAAAGGCTGGGCAAGGAACACGTCAGGACCGGAAGACCGATTGTCTATACCTCGGCAGATTCTGTCTTTCAAATTGCCGCCCATGAGGAAGTGATTTCCTTGGCTGAACTGATGCACATCTGCCAAACGGCCCGGGAAATGCTGGTTGGGGAAATGCAGGTTTCCAGGGTAATTGCCAGGCCCTTTTTAGGAACAGAGGACGATTATTACCGGACGAGTAATCGCCATGACTTTTCCATAAAACCGACTGGAAAGACCCTTTTAGATCAGATTAAAGAGAACGGCATGTCCGTTTTAGCCGTTGGCAAAATCAATGATATTTTTGCGGGATGCGGGATTACGGAGCATGTCTCCACAATTGGGAATATGGATGGCGTTGAAAAAACCCTGGCCTATATGAAAAAAGACTTCAAGGGTTTAATCATGACCAATCTTGTTGATTTTGACATGCTTTACGGTCACCGCAACAATGTGCAAAGTTATGCGGATGCCTTAGCGAACTTTGATCAAAGAATACCGGAAATTCTGGAAACAATGAAAGAAGAGGACCTGCTCTTGATCACCGCGGATCATGGCTGTGACCCCACGACGATCAGTACAGACCATTCCAGGGAATATGTCCCTTTGCTAGTGTTTGGGAAAAGAATCAAAAACGGAGTAGACCTGGGCTTGCGAGCCAGCTTCGCCGATATCGGGGCAACCATATCTGAGTACTTAGAGATTGCCCCGCCGCAAGCCGGCAAAAGCTTTATGGATTCAATCAGAGATGATAAGGAGGCCCGGTAA
- the spo0A gene encoding sporulation transcription factor Spo0A, translated as MQQPIRVLLADDNRDFIEILREYVNNQEDMILSGVAYNGNDALEMIRTEEPDVVVLDIIMPHLDGLGVMEKFDLVPKRPRVIILTSFGQENMTHRAVQLGADYYILKPFDIDTLGKRIRQLVGYYDTVPLSSPIPAMTRSVFSSDSSLQTPLKAVNIDVEVTKMIQQMGVPAHVKGYQYLRDSIVAVIKEVALLGAVTKELYPMIAGKYNTTPSRVERAIRHAIELAWDRGNIEFMNKFFGYTINLDRGKPTNSEFIAMVADKLRIAEKV; from the coding sequence ATGCAGCAACCTATTCGAGTATTACTGGCTGATGATAACAGGGACTTTATTGAAATTCTTAGAGAGTACGTAAATAATCAGGAAGATATGATTCTTTCCGGTGTGGCATATAACGGTAATGATGCTTTGGAAATGATCAGAACGGAAGAGCCTGATGTTGTCGTTTTAGATATTATTATGCCTCATTTGGACGGACTTGGCGTCATGGAAAAATTTGATCTTGTTCCCAAACGTCCCCGAGTAATTATTCTTACATCTTTTGGTCAGGAAAACATGACCCATCGCGCAGTTCAACTGGGAGCCGATTATTATATTTTGAAACCCTTCGATATTGACACTTTAGGGAAAAGAATAAGACAACTGGTTGGTTATTATGATACAGTACCGCTCTCTTCTCCGATTCCTGCAATGACCAGAAGCGTTTTTTCTTCGGATTCAAGTTTGCAAACTCCGCTGAAGGCCGTTAATATTGATGTTGAAGTGACGAAAATGATTCAACAAATGGGTGTCCCGGCCCATGTCAAAGGTTACCAATATTTAAGGGATTCCATTGTAGCGGTGATTAAGGAAGTTGCCCTTCTTGGTGCCGTCACTAAGGAATTATACCCGATGATTGCCGGAAAATACAATACGACTCCAAGCAGAGTGGAAAGAGCGATACGGCATGCCATTGAACTGGCTTGGGATCGAGGGAATATTGAGTTCATGAATAAATTTTTTGGTTATACCATTAATCTAGACAGGGGTAAACCAACGAATTCCGAATTTATCGCCATGGTGGCAGATAAACTAAGGATTGCAGAAAAGGTCTAA
- the spoIIM gene encoding stage II sporulation protein M yields MVKAVLSHLKQYWMIYLTLTSVLLAGIIFGAVGVKALGNEKVSVLTEFLNQLLTEQPKTIETSFLQQLARDNFLIMAGIWLLGLTIVGTPLVYLIVFTRGFIIGFTIAFVIKAQKFAGICLALVSIFLPSVLAIPCLLLGAGLATIFSFLLLKGKNRGDSMGREFLYYCMTSLLVSLGAVIAGVMQGYFSVLGVRLLGY; encoded by the coding sequence ATGGTAAAAGCAGTGTTGAGTCATCTTAAGCAGTATTGGATGATTTATCTTACATTAACCAGTGTGCTTTTAGCAGGAATAATCTTTGGTGCAGTTGGTGTAAAGGCTTTGGGCAATGAGAAAGTGTCTGTTCTTACGGAATTCCTTAATCAGCTTCTGACAGAACAGCCTAAAACGATTGAAACATCCTTTTTGCAGCAATTGGCCAGAGACAATTTTCTGATTATGGCCGGTATCTGGTTATTGGGACTGACGATTGTCGGGACACCTTTAGTCTATTTGATTGTTTTTACGCGGGGGTTTATTATCGGATTTACCATTGCTTTCGTCATTAAGGCTCAAAAATTTGCCGGAATATGCCTTGCGCTGGTTTCCATCTTTTTGCCTTCCGTTTTGGCTATTCCCTGTCTGCTGCTTGGAGCAGGCCTGGCAACGATATTTTCCTTTCTCTTGCTCAAAGGGAAAAACAGAGGGGATTCTATGGGCAGGGAATTCCTTTATTACTGTATGACATCCTTGCTTGTTTCCCTGGGAGCAGTAATCGCCGGAGTTATGCAAGGATATTTCTCGGTTCTCGGCGTCAGGCTATTGGGTTACTGA
- a CDS encoding thymidine phosphorylase, producing the protein MRMVDLIEKKRNGQLLNKEEIQFIIRGYVSGDIPDYQISAWLMAIYFQGMLAEETAELTLAMAQSGKQIDLGKYGLHCIDKHSTGGVGDKTTLIVAPLVAACGVKIAKMSGRGLGFTGGTIDKLEAIPGFHTELSEEAFLKQVADIGLAVTAQSADIVPADKKLYALRDVTGTVNSIPLIASSVMSKKIAAGAQGIVLDVKYGSGAFMPDIEQARTLAEIMVDIGNKLERKTIAILSDMNQPLGNAVGNSLEILEVVDSLQGTGPADLLEVCLLLGSWMLIAAGKTDCVGEGKRLLQKALDSGAAWQKFCQLISAQKGDLLKVQNKELFLAPYVKTYQAPEDAFIQNIDAGLVGRAAMMLGAGRETKESTIDFGAGLVILKKTGEKVLTGESLLKIYTSDAQKAESSMDILRKALVLGQERPVLPMANTIVVQ; encoded by the coding sequence ATGAGAATGGTCGATTTGATTGAAAAGAAACGCAATGGTCAGCTCTTAAACAAAGAGGAAATCCAATTCATTATCCGGGGCTATGTCAGTGGGGATATTCCGGATTATCAGATTTCGGCATGGTTGATGGCAATCTATTTTCAGGGTATGCTTGCTGAGGAAACTGCCGAGCTTACGCTGGCAATGGCTCAAAGCGGTAAACAGATAGACCTGGGCAAATACGGTTTGCACTGTATCGACAAACACAGTACAGGAGGAGTAGGAGATAAGACGACACTTATTGTTGCTCCTTTAGTGGCCGCCTGTGGAGTCAAGATCGCAAAAATGTCCGGACGGGGACTTGGTTTTACCGGGGGAACAATAGACAAATTGGAGGCTATTCCGGGTTTTCACACAGAACTTAGCGAAGAAGCTTTTCTCAAACAGGTTGCTGATATTGGTTTGGCTGTCACCGCGCAATCCGCGGATATTGTTCCCGCCGATAAGAAACTCTATGCCTTGAGAGATGTTACAGGAACCGTCAATTCTATTCCCCTGATTGCTTCCTCGGTCATGAGCAAAAAAATTGCTGCCGGGGCACAAGGTATTGTTTTGGATGTCAAGTACGGATCAGGGGCCTTTATGCCGGATATCGAGCAGGCTAGGACCCTGGCTGAAATCATGGTGGATATCGGGAACAAGCTGGAACGGAAAACCATAGCCATACTCAGTGACATGAACCAGCCTTTAGGGAATGCAGTGGGCAACAGCCTGGAGATTCTGGAAGTAGTGGATTCTTTACAGGGAACTGGGCCGGCTGATCTGTTAGAGGTTTGCCTTTTACTCGGAAGCTGGATGTTGATTGCCGCCGGCAAGACAGATTGTGTCGGGGAAGGGAAAAGGCTCTTGCAAAAAGCCCTTGATTCCGGAGCCGCCTGGCAGAAATTCTGCCAGTTGATTTCCGCCCAAAAAGGAGATCTGCTTAAAGTTCAAAATAAGGAGTTATTTTTAGCGCCCTATGTAAAGACCTACCAGGCCCCGGAGGATGCTTTTATTCAGAATATTGATGCCGGCTTGGTGGGACGGGCGGCCATGATGCTGGGAGCGGGCCGTGAGACCAAAGAAAGCACGATTGATTTCGGGGCAGGTCTGGTTATTCTGAAAAAAACCGGTGAAAAAGTCTTGACCGGGGAATCCTTATTGAAAATCTATACATCCGATGCCCAAAAGGCTGAAAGCAGCATGGACATACTCAGAAAAGCACTGGTCCTGGGGCAGGAGAGGCCCGTCCTGCCTATGGCAAATACCATTGTTGTCCAATAG
- a CDS encoding purine-nucleoside phosphorylase, with the protein MDAQVQPIDQINQAALEIKKKLGSLSPQFGVILGSGLGGFAELIEDKIIIPYEEIPDFPISTVEGHCGRLVAGRIGERSLIALQGRFHYYEGYDMQEVTFPVRVLKSLGIKGLIVTNAAGGVNTAYAPGDLIIIEDHINLIGRNPLRGKNYPELGPRFPDLSEAYDPVWRKTASEAMAELGITPQQGIYAGLSGPSYETPAEIRYLRTIGADLVGMSTVPEVIVANHGGMRVLGLSCVTNMAAGVLKQKLNHREVIETTEKIEKTFVALLTLIIKKLDD; encoded by the coding sequence ATGGATGCACAAGTTCAACCGATTGACCAGATCAATCAAGCCGCACTCGAGATCAAAAAGAAGCTCGGTTCACTTTCCCCACAATTCGGTGTCATTTTGGGGTCCGGTCTCGGAGGCTTTGCGGAATTGATTGAGGATAAAATCATTATTCCTTATGAAGAGATCCCCGATTTTCCGATTTCCACAGTAGAAGGGCACTGCGGTCGTTTGGTTGCGGGCAGAATCGGAGAAAGAAGCCTGATTGCTTTGCAGGGCCGTTTTCACTATTATGAAGGCTATGACATGCAAGAGGTCACTTTTCCTGTCCGTGTCCTGAAATCCTTAGGGATCAAGGGCCTGATCGTGACCAATGCTGCCGGCGGGGTGAATACGGCCTATGCGCCGGGAGATTTGATCATCATCGAAGACCATATTAATCTTATCGGCAGGAATCCCTTGCGAGGAAAGAATTATCCTGAGCTGGGACCTCGTTTTCCGGATCTCAGTGAAGCCTACGACCCGGTATGGAGAAAAACAGCATCAGAGGCCATGGCTGAACTGGGAATCACTCCCCAACAGGGGATTTATGCGGGGTTGAGCGGCCCAAGCTATGAAACTCCGGCCGAAATCAGGTACTTGAGGACGATAGGCGCCGATTTGGTGGGAATGTCGACCGTACCTGAAGTGATTGTGGCCAATCATGGGGGAATGAGAGTTTTGGGCCTTTCCTGTGTGACGAATATGGCGGCGGGTGTCTTAAAACAAAAGCTCAATCATCGGGAAGTCATCGAGACTACGGAAAAGATTGAAAAAACCTTTGTTGCTTTATTAACATTAATCATCAAAAAGCTTGATGATTAG
- the spoIVB gene encoding SpoIVB peptidase, which translates to MKKYKRRIILFVLLCASLALPPRISMSFPTSISTQSAISFSLFDFFNHENQQPIQSDLRVIPGGQSIGISLRTNGVLIVGYAPIIDSSGKEKFPAKNAGIKIGDMILSINEVKAQNDLQVSEEIDQQCQKNKTINFTIKRGNQILKKQISPVFCSETNRNRIGLFIRDEAAGVGTLTFIEPKQQIFGALGHVITDMDTNEKIELKDGKVIESSISSIEKGKNGDPGEKIGTFMINSNFSGKINKNTESGIYGTLEGKFTNKFYKDGILLGLKSEIIPGPAKIYTVLKNNTIEEFDIEIEKIMLNRNDNKNLIIKITDPKLLDQSGGIVQGMSGSPIVQNQKLIGAVTHVFVNDSTRGYGIFIENMIKDSGLNSSAAAQTGSSFYYLLSYCSKKLSSKNLKYDKFFASYMINFC; encoded by the coding sequence ATGAAAAAATATAAAAGAAGAATCATTTTGTTTGTATTGTTATGTGCCAGTTTAGCACTGCCTCCCAGAATCTCAATGAGTTTTCCGACTTCAATATCTACACAATCTGCCATCTCTTTTTCTTTATTTGATTTTTTTAACCATGAAAACCAACAGCCGATCCAATCTGATTTACGAGTAATACCAGGAGGACAATCCATTGGCATCAGTTTAAGAACCAATGGAGTTTTAATTGTTGGGTATGCTCCTATTATTGATTCCAGTGGGAAAGAAAAATTTCCGGCAAAAAACGCAGGGATAAAAATCGGAGACATGATCTTAAGCATTAATGAGGTAAAGGCCCAGAATGATTTACAGGTTTCTGAAGAAATTGATCAGCAATGTCAAAAAAATAAGACAATCAATTTTACGATTAAAAGAGGAAATCAAATTCTGAAGAAACAAATTTCTCCGGTTTTCTGTTCCGAAACAAATCGAAACCGTATTGGATTATTTATTAGAGATGAGGCAGCAGGGGTAGGAACATTAACTTTTATTGAGCCAAAACAACAAATATTCGGAGCCTTAGGTCATGTGATTACTGACATGGATACCAATGAAAAAATCGAATTAAAAGACGGTAAGGTGATTGAATCATCAATTAGTTCCATTGAAAAGGGTAAAAATGGTGATCCAGGAGAAAAAATCGGTACTTTTATGATCAATTCAAATTTTTCCGGTAAAATTAATAAAAATACAGAAAGCGGAATTTACGGCACATTAGAAGGGAAATTTACGAATAAATTCTATAAGGATGGAATCCTGCTGGGATTGAAATCGGAAATTATCCCGGGTCCTGCTAAAATTTATACGGTTTTAAAAAATAATACAATAGAAGAATTTGATATTGAAATTGAAAAAATCATGCTCAACAGAAATGACAATAAAAATTTGATCATTAAAATAACCGATCCCAAACTTCTCGATCAAAGCGGCGGAATTGTTCAGGGAATGAGCGGAAGTCCTATTGTTCAGAATCAAAAGCTGATCGGAGCGGTCACTCACGTTTTTGTCAATGATTCAACAAGAGGATATGGAATTTTTATAGAAAATATGATCAAAGATTCTGGTTTGAATTCTTCAGCGGCTGCCCAAACGGGCAGCTCTTTTTATTATTTATTATCTTATTGTTCAAAAAAATTATCATCAAAAAATTTAAAATACGACAAGTTTTTTGCTTCCTATATGATAAACTTTTGTTAA
- a CDS encoding NUDIX domain-containing protein, whose amino-acid sequence MNEKLDEKRLVTKTIYEGKIIRVKEDLVELPNGKETTREVVQHPGAVGMLAVQDGQIFLVRQYRYALQQETLEIPAGKIDRGEDPEICAIRELREEIGYTGKMKYMGTFHTSPGFADEIIHLYQADELQWSPLSSDEDEFLGVIKVPLAEAVDMVMNNELKDAKTVLAILWANRLFAIPAGAEYLEK is encoded by the coding sequence ATGAACGAAAAACTGGATGAAAAACGCTTGGTAACGAAGACGATTTACGAAGGCAAAATCATACGGGTAAAAGAAGATTTAGTGGAGCTTCCCAATGGCAAAGAAACAACAAGGGAAGTTGTCCAGCATCCCGGTGCTGTCGGGATGCTGGCCGTTCAGGATGGTCAGATTTTTCTGGTCAGACAATACAGATATGCTTTGCAGCAGGAAACCTTGGAAATACCGGCAGGAAAAATTGACAGAGGGGAAGATCCGGAAATCTGTGCGATCAGAGAGTTAAGAGAAGAAATCGGCTATACGGGGAAGATGAAATATATGGGAACTTTTCATACCTCACCTGGCTTTGCCGATGAGATCATTCATCTTTATCAGGCTGATGAGCTTCAATGGTCGCCGCTTTCCTCCGATGAGGATGAATTTTTGGGTGTCATCAAGGTTCCCTTAGCTGAAGCCGTAGACATGGTGATGAACAATGAACTGAAAGATGCCAAAACCGTACTGGCCATCCTTTGGGCAAACCGGTTATTTGCTATCCCGGCGGGGGCGGAATATTTGGAAAAATAG
- a CDS encoding DUF2304 domain-containing protein encodes MFLENINVYTISIIFSIIFLVLVVRLVNKKKLQEKYSLIWIITSTTILILSSTPNIINKISLWLGIKNPPSFLFLFGLISVIVYNLYLTVLISKQAEKITRLSQEIALIKQEIGQSRLFSKR; translated from the coding sequence ATGTTTCTTGAGAATATCAATGTTTACACTATCTCAATCATATTCAGCATAATTTTCCTGGTTTTGGTCGTCAGACTGGTCAATAAAAAAAAATTACAGGAAAAATACTCCTTAATATGGATCATCACGAGCACAACGATCCTGATCTTATCAAGTACTCCCAATATCATAAATAAAATCTCATTATGGCTGGGGATTAAAAACCCTCCATCTTTTTTATTTCTTTTTGGCTTGATTTCTGTGATTGTTTATAATCTTTATCTGACCGTATTAATTTCCAAACAAGCGGAGAAAATAACCAGATTATCTCAGGAGATTGCTTTGATCAAACAAGAGATCGGTCAGTCGCGTTTATTTTCCAAACGCTAA
- a CDS encoding membrane protein produces MKFLLILLNIILLVSGQTLWKLGLRSEEITFSLQSIVKCFFNPYIISGLVLYVIATGIWLYLLSKMEFSLLYPLQSLCYVGGALVAFFIFKEHLPATRMVGIFVILIGAYLVSLK; encoded by the coding sequence ATGAAGTTTTTACTCATTCTCCTGAATATCATATTGCTGGTCAGCGGTCAAACCTTATGGAAATTGGGACTAAGATCAGAAGAGATCACGTTCAGCCTGCAATCTATCGTAAAGTGTTTTTTTAATCCTTACATTATTTCCGGGCTGGTACTCTACGTCATTGCTACAGGGATCTGGCTATACTTATTATCAAAAATGGAATTCTCTTTGCTTTACCCTCTCCAAAGTCTGTGTTATGTCGGCGGAGCTTTGGTTGCATTTTTTATCTTTAAGGAACACCTGCCTGCGACCAGAATGGTTGGTATTTTTGTGATCTTGATCGGAGCATATTTAGTCTCTTTAAAATAA
- a CDS encoding glycosyltransferase family 39 protein has protein sequence MFNLKDEKMWIKLCLLFTAGIVFAVSLSMIFRYGNYFLLGDINTLDNNDDVKYLRSALLFLEKGTLVYGRVDQPTVFIMPGITYILAFFMKLLGFSHGIIGFRIFQAVLHFLGLFIFFFLIRDVFNNSKIALLACVIEGAYIPNISNTGLILTEEIFKFLLYLLLYFTLWAVKEKKAKYYMGGGVILGLACLFRPTIALFPVLVLLMWVLYRYRIQEMIKYTLITLTVITAVMAPWWIRNYLEFDRFIPLTESSGNPFLQGTYINYDQSKDYMSYRVENNEIKMNETEFATGIERLKLYFPDQKKDYLYWYTVGKTYRNWNYPYYDRPILNVSHKAVSQYHRIIVLLGLLGVISALVKNKTNFYPLMMFLIILYFNTIHLIYFAFPRYMYPIMGLVIAFAAFQLFEFYLFFRQFVPKFKNKIDYHHITRG, from the coding sequence ATGTTCAATTTAAAAGATGAAAAAATGTGGATAAAGCTTTGTCTGCTTTTCACGGCAGGGATCGTTTTTGCTGTATCCTTATCTATGATTTTTCGTTACGGCAATTATTTTTTACTTGGTGATATCAATACATTGGATAATAATGACGATGTCAAATATCTGCGCAGTGCTTTACTCTTTCTGGAGAAAGGGACGCTTGTTTACGGGCGTGTTGATCAGCCGACAGTTTTTATTATGCCCGGAATTACTTATATCTTAGCCTTTTTTATGAAGTTGCTGGGATTTTCTCATGGAATTATCGGGTTTAGAATATTTCAGGCGGTTTTACACTTTTTAGGTCTGTTTATTTTCTTCTTTCTCATCAGGGATGTTTTTAACAACAGCAAAATCGCACTTTTGGCTTGTGTCATAGAAGGAGCCTATATTCCGAATATTTCTAATACAGGGTTAATCCTGACAGAAGAGATATTTAAGTTTTTGCTTTACTTGCTTTTATATTTCACTTTATGGGCAGTGAAAGAAAAGAAGGCAAAATATTATATGGGGGGAGGGGTGATTTTAGGATTAGCGTGTCTGTTTCGACCGACAATTGCCCTTTTTCCCGTTCTGGTTTTATTGATGTGGGTGCTTTACCGGTACCGTATACAGGAGATGATCAAATACACATTGATCACTTTAACAGTTATTACAGCTGTCATGGCGCCATGGTGGATAAGAAACTATCTGGAGTTTGATCGCTTTATTCCTTTGACCGAATCATCAGGCAATCCGTTTTTACAAGGGACATATATCAATTACGATCAATCAAAGGATTACATGAGCTATCGGGTTGAAAACAACGAAATAAAGATGAATGAGACAGAGTTCGCGACAGGAATTGAGAGACTAAAACTGTATTTCCCCGACCAAAAAAAGGACTATCTCTATTGGTATACTGTAGGAAAAACCTATCGCAATTGGAATTATCCTTATTATGACAGGCCGATACTGAATGTTTCCCATAAAGCGGTCAGTCAATACCACCGAATCATTGTTCTTTTGGGACTGCTGGGCGTGATTAGTGCTCTTGTGAAAAACAAAACGAACTTTTATCCTCTGATGATGTTCCTGATCATTTTATACTTTAATACCATTCACTTAATTTACTTTGCTTTCCCGCGCTATATGTATCCGATTATGGGATTGGTTATCGCTTTTGCTGCCTTTCAGCTTTTTGAATTTTATCTATTCTTCAGGCAATTCGTACCAAAGTTTAAAAATAAAATTGATTATCATCATATCACAAGAGGTTAA
- a CDS encoding CoA-binding protein, with protein MKRKKHVFELADGLNTKMSFAVVANKEKFLKHKHAWKAWRLFKEFGCRVYPVAEDLARIEGCKGYSSLAELRGTVDVVVLCVHLDLAPEIVEQTAAAGAFCIWFQEKNWTEEIDQQCQEKGLKVVRGCVLKHKIYLKPFAYFHPCFWHGIGQPKVPSKY; from the coding sequence ATGAAAAGAAAAAAACATGTATTTGAATTGGCAGACGGTCTTAACACCAAAATGAGCTTTGCCGTGGTCGCAAATAAAGAAAAGTTTTTAAAGCATAAGCACGCCTGGAAAGCCTGGCGTTTATTTAAAGAGTTCGGATGCCGGGTTTATCCTGTTGCTGAGGACTTAGCCAGAATCGAAGGGTGCAAAGGATATTCTTCTTTGGCGGAGCTGCGAGGGACAGTTGATGTCGTCGTTTTGTGTGTCCACCTGGATCTTGCTCCTGAGATCGTTGAACAGACAGCTGCGGCAGGGGCATTTTGTATCTGGTTTCAGGAAAAAAACTGGACGGAGGAAATCGATCAACAGTGCCAAGAAAAGGGACTTAAAGTCGTCAGAGGCTGTGTGCTCAAGCATAAAATTTACCTTAAGCCCTTTGCTTATTTCCATCCTTGTTTTTGGCACGGGATAGGACAGCCAAAAGTGCCGTCGAAATATTAA